In one Pseudomonas sp. SG20056 genomic region, the following are encoded:
- a CDS encoding GntR family transcriptional regulator, translating to MQLSGAASSKERPDNLAERIYLQLKDDIFEFRLLPGDRFSEGEIAERVAASRTPVRQALYRLQREGYLQVYFRSGWQVMPFDFAHFEELYEVRIVLELEAVRRLCERPQVEHSDALAQLQRTWLVQPEQRLQEGRVVSRLDERFHCQLLEAAGNREMARLHAEVSEKIRIIRRLDFTQSPRVAATYDEHGEILAAILSRRCEEAQLLLKTHIEVSKAEVRKITLHMLHSARQRTMPAPEVKT from the coding sequence ATGCAACTGAGCGGCGCCGCCAGCAGCAAGGAACGCCCGGACAACCTCGCCGAGCGCATCTACCTGCAGCTCAAGGACGACATCTTCGAGTTCCGCCTGCTGCCCGGTGATCGCTTCTCCGAAGGCGAGATCGCCGAGCGCGTGGCCGCCAGCCGCACCCCGGTGCGCCAGGCGCTGTACCGCCTGCAGCGCGAGGGCTACCTGCAGGTGTATTTCCGCAGTGGCTGGCAGGTGATGCCGTTCGACTTCGCGCATTTCGAGGAGCTGTATGAAGTGCGCATCGTCCTCGAACTGGAAGCCGTGCGGCGGCTGTGCGAACGCCCCCAAGTCGAGCACAGCGACGCACTGGCGCAACTGCAACGCACCTGGCTGGTGCAACCCGAGCAGCGTTTACAGGAGGGCCGCGTAGTCTCGCGCCTGGATGAGCGGTTTCACTGCCAGTTGCTGGAAGCCGCCGGCAACCGCGAGATGGCCCGCCTGCACGCCGAGGTGAGCGAGAAAATCCGCATTATCAGGCGCTTGGACTTCACCCAGAGCCCGCGCGTGGCGGCCACTTATGACGAACATGGCGAAATTCTCGCGGCAATTTTGTCGCGGCGATGCGAAGAGGCACAGCTATTGCTCAAGACCCATATAGAGGTCAGCAAGGCCGAAGTGCGCAAGATCACCCTGCACATGCTGCACAGCGCGCGTCAGCGCACCATGCCGGCACCAGAGGTGAAGACCTGA
- the urtA gene encoding urea ABC transporter substrate-binding protein: MQRRNLIKAFTLTASIAAMGMTWTVQAAETIKVGILHSLSGTMAISETSLKDMALMTIDEINAKGGVNGKQLEAVVVDPASNWPLFAEKGRQLLTQDKVDVVFGCWTSVSRKSVLPVFEELNGLLFYPVQYEGEEMSPNVFYTGAAPNQQAIPAVEYLMSEDGGAAKRYFLLGTDYVYPRTTNKILRAFLISKGVAEKDIEEVYTPFGHSDYQTIVANIKKFSAGGKTAVISTVNGDSNVPFYKELANQGLEATDVPVVAFSVGEEELRGIDTKPLVGHLAAWNYFQSVENPVNSEFVAKWKAYAKAKNLPGADKAVTNDPMEATYVGIHMWAQAVEKAGTTDVDKVRTALYGQTFAAPSGYTLTMDKTNHHLHKPVMIGEIQEDGQFSVVWETSSPVRAQPWSPFIEGNDKKPDYAVKSN, from the coding sequence ATGCAACGTCGCAATCTGATCAAGGCCTTTACCCTCACCGCGTCCATCGCCGCCATGGGCATGACCTGGACCGTGCAAGCCGCCGAGACCATCAAGGTCGGCATCCTGCACTCGCTGTCCGGCACCATGGCCATTTCGGAAACCTCGCTGAAAGACATGGCGTTGATGACCATCGACGAGATCAACGCCAAGGGTGGCGTGAATGGCAAACAACTGGAAGCCGTGGTGGTCGATCCGGCCTCGAACTGGCCGCTGTTCGCCGAGAAGGGCCGCCAACTGCTGACCCAGGACAAGGTCGACGTGGTGTTCGGCTGCTGGACCAGCGTGTCGCGCAAATCCGTGCTGCCAGTATTTGAAGAACTCAACGGACTGCTGTTCTACCCCGTGCAATACGAAGGCGAAGAGATGTCGCCGAACGTCTTCTACACCGGCGCCGCGCCAAACCAGCAGGCTATTCCAGCGGTCGAGTACCTGATGAGCGAAGATGGCGGCGCGGCCAAGCGCTACTTCCTGCTCGGCACCGACTACGTCTACCCGCGCACCACCAACAAGATCCTGCGCGCCTTCCTGATCAGCAAGGGCGTGGCCGAGAAAGACATCGAAGAGGTCTACACCCCGTTCGGTCACAGCGACTATCAAACCATCGTCGCCAACATCAAGAAGTTCTCCGCCGGCGGCAAGACTGCGGTGATCTCCACCGTCAACGGCGACTCTAACGTGCCGTTCTACAAGGAACTGGCCAACCAGGGCCTGGAAGCCACCGACGTACCGGTGGTGGCCTTCTCCGTGGGTGAAGAAGAACTGCGTGGCATCGACACCAAGCCACTGGTCGGTCACCTGGCTGCGTGGAACTACTTCCAGTCGGTAGAGAACCCGGTCAACAGCGAATTCGTCGCCAAGTGGAAGGCCTACGCCAAAGCCAAGAACCTCCCAGGCGCCGACAAGGCCGTGACCAACGACCCGATGGAAGCCACCTACGTCGGCATCCACATGTGGGCCCAGGCCGTGGAAAAAGCCGGCACCACTGACGTCGACAAAGTGCGCACCGCCCTTTACGGCCAGACCTTCGCCGCGCCGAGCGGCTACACCCTGACCATGGACAAGACCAACCACCACCTGCACAAGCCAGTGATGATCGGTGAAATCCAGGAAGACGGGCAGTTCTCCGTGGTCTGGGAAACCAGCAGCCCGGTCCGCGCCCAGCCATGGAGCCCGTTCATCGAAGGCAACGACAAGAAGCCGGATTACGCGGTCAAGTCGAACTAA
- the urtB gene encoding urea ABC transporter permease subunit UrtB gives MPTAVTRILLSLLLLLPLAAHAGDAQDFVAANPAKQASLLERWSAAPDAARLPLLEALQQGRVAADSSKTAFIEVSGAYQPAEGEAVPTETPRKLRLNNRLRGLIATAVASHQLLVDDPVLRLAAAQQLQKSAKPAQLQLLNAQVASETDDAVRDALTLALANLQLVDSDLAVRLAAVRLLGETGDPLARTRLETLLDPAVESDPTVRTAAETSLAQVKRKLLIGELLGQAFSGLSLGSILLLAALGLAITFGLLGVINMAHGEMLMLGAYSTYMVQVLFQRFAPEALALYPLVALPVAFFVTAAIGMALERTVIRHLYGRPLETLLATWGISLILIQLVRVLFGAQNVEVANPYWLSGGIQVLPNLVLPYNRIVIIGFALFVVVLTWLLLNKTRLGLNVRAVTQNRNMAACCGVPTGRVDMLAFGLGSGIAGLGGVALSQIGNVGPDLGQSYIIDSFLVVVLGGVGQLAGSVMAAFGLGIANKILEPQIGAVLGKILILALIILFIQKRPQGLFALKGRVID, from the coding sequence ATGCCCACTGCCGTTACCCGAATTCTGCTGAGCCTGCTGTTGCTGCTGCCCCTGGCCGCGCACGCCGGTGACGCCCAGGACTTCGTCGCCGCCAACCCGGCCAAGCAGGCCAGCCTGCTCGAACGCTGGTCCGCCGCGCCAGATGCCGCGCGCCTGCCGCTGCTCGAAGCCCTGCAACAAGGCCGCGTCGCTGCCGACAGCAGCAAAACCGCCTTTATCGAAGTAAGTGGCGCTTATCAGCCCGCCGAAGGCGAAGCTGTACCCACTGAAACACCGCGCAAGCTGCGCCTAAATAACCGCCTGCGCGGCCTGATCGCCACTGCGGTGGCCAGCCACCAGCTGCTGGTTGATGACCCGGTGCTGCGCCTGGCCGCCGCCCAACAACTGCAGAAGAGCGCCAAGCCGGCGCAGCTGCAACTGCTTAACGCCCAGGTTGCCAGCGAAACCGATGATGCCGTGCGTGATGCCCTGACCCTGGCCCTGGCCAACCTGCAACTGGTCGATAGCGACCTGGCCGTGCGCCTGGCTGCTGTGCGCCTGCTTGGTGAAACCGGCGACCCGCTGGCTCGCACCCGCCTGGAAACCCTGCTCGACCCGGCCGTGGAAAGTGACCCGACGGTACGCACCGCTGCCGAAACCAGCCTGGCCCAGGTCAAACGCAAGCTGCTGATCGGTGAGCTGCTTGGCCAGGCTTTTAGCGGCCTGTCGCTCGGTTCGATCCTACTGCTGGCAGCACTCGGCCTGGCCATCACCTTCGGCTTGCTCGGCGTGATCAATATGGCCCACGGCGAGATGCTGATGCTCGGCGCCTACTCCACCTATATGGTGCAGGTGCTGTTTCAGCGTTTCGCCCCGGAAGCCCTGGCGCTCTACCCACTGGTGGCGCTGCCGGTGGCGTTCTTCGTCACCGCCGCTATCGGCATGGCGCTGGAACGCACGGTGATTCGCCACCTCTACGGTCGCCCGCTGGAAACCCTGCTCGCGACCTGGGGCATCAGCCTGATTCTGATTCAGCTGGTACGCGTGCTGTTCGGCGCGCAGAACGTCGAAGTGGCCAACCCCTACTGGCTGTCCGGCGGCATTCAGGTGCTGCCGAACCTGGTGCTGCCGTACAACCGCATCGTAATCATCGGCTTCGCCCTGTTCGTGGTGGTGCTGACCTGGCTGCTGCTGAACAAGACCCGCCTGGGCCTTAACGTGCGGGCCGTGACGCAGAACCGCAATATGGCGGCCTGCTGCGGCGTGCCCACCGGCCGGGTGGACATGCTGGCGTTCGGTTTGGGCTCCGGTATCGCCGGCCTCGGCGGTGTGGCCTTGAGCCAGATCGGCAACGTCGGCCCGGACCTGGGCCAGAGCTACATCATCGACTCGTTCCTGGTGGTGGTACTCGGCGGCGTCGGCCAGCTCGCCGGTAGCGTGATGGCGGCCTTCGGGCTGGGCATCGCCAACAAGATTCTCGAACCGCAGATCGGTGCCGTACTTGGCAAGATCCTAATCCTCGCGCTGATCATTCTGTTTATTCAGAAACGCCCGCAAGGTCTGTTTGCTTTGAAAGGACGGGTGATCGACTGA
- the urtC gene encoding urea ABC transporter permease subunit UrtC, whose protein sequence is MTMPMNQTLLARASAKLGPQASMAIGLLVLAVLLAMPLLHLLPADNALHVSAYSLTLVGKILCYCIVALALDLVWGYAGLLSLGHGLFFALGGYAMGMYLMREAAGDGLPAFMSFLAWTELPWYWYGTSNFLWALCLVVLAPGLLALVFGFFAFRSRIKGVYFSIMTQALTFAGMLLFFRNETGFGGNNGFTNFRTILGFDITSAHTRAVLFLATVVLLVASLYLGWRLARSKFGRVLTALRDAENRLMFCGYDPRGYKLFIWVLSAVLCGLAGALYVPQVGIINPSEMSPTNSIEAAVWVALGGRGTLIGPLLGAGLVNGMKSWFTVAFPEYWLFALGFLFIVVTLFLPKGVIGLLRKKGEQ, encoded by the coding sequence ATGACTATGCCCATGAATCAAACGTTGCTGGCGCGCGCCAGTGCCAAACTCGGCCCGCAAGCCTCCATGGCCATCGGCCTGCTGGTACTCGCCGTGCTGCTGGCCATGCCGTTGCTGCACCTGCTGCCGGCGGACAACGCCCTGCATGTCTCGGCCTACAGCCTGACCCTGGTCGGCAAAATCCTCTGCTACTGCATCGTCGCCCTGGCGCTCGATCTGGTCTGGGGTTACGCCGGCCTGCTGTCGCTCGGCCACGGCCTGTTCTTCGCCCTCGGCGGTTACGCCATGGGCATGTACCTGATGCGTGAAGCCGCCGGCGATGGCCTGCCGGCCTTTATGAGCTTCCTCGCCTGGACCGAGTTGCCCTGGTACTGGTACGGCACCAGCAACTTCCTCTGGGCCCTGTGCCTGGTGGTGTTGGCGCCGGGTTTGCTGGCCTTGGTGTTCGGCTTCTTCGCCTTCCGCTCGCGGATCAAAGGCGTGTACTTCTCGATCATGACCCAGGCGCTGACCTTTGCGGGCATGCTGCTGTTCTTTCGCAACGAAACCGGCTTTGGCGGCAACAACGGCTTTACCAACTTCCGCACCATCCTCGGCTTCGACATCACCTCGGCTCACACCCGCGCAGTGCTGTTCCTCGCCACCGTTGTTCTACTCGTGGCCAGCCTGTACCTGGGCTGGCGGCTTGCGCGCAGCAAGTTCGGCCGGGTGCTGACGGCGCTGCGTGATGCGGAAAACCGCCTGATGTTCTGCGGTTATGACCCGCGCGGCTACAAACTGTTTATCTGGGTGCTCAGCGCCGTGCTCTGCGGCCTGGCCGGCGCGTTGTATGTACCGCAGGTGGGCATCATCAACCCCAGCGAAATGTCGCCGACCAACTCCATCGAAGCGGCCGTCTGGGTCGCCCTCGGTGGGCGCGGCACGCTGATCGGTCCGCTGCTCGGTGCCGGCTTGGTCAACGGCATGAAGAGCTGGTTCACCGTGGCCTTCCCCGAGTACTGGCTGTTCGCCCTGGGCTTTCTGTTTATCGTCGTGACGCTGTTCCTGCCTAAAGGCGTGATCGGCTTGTTACGCAAGAAAGGAGAGCAATGA
- the urtD gene encoding urea ABC transporter ATP-binding protein UrtD, giving the protein MRATPVPEFMLEPAFDPAGSGRDAIGASTLASKGLNVRHGTILTLEDINVSFDGFKALTNLTLYIGVGELRCIIGPNGAGKTTMMDVITGKTRPDNGVAYFGETLDLTQMSEVEIAQSGIGRKFQKPTVFEALSVFENLELAQKTNKSVWASLRAKLTGEQKDRIDEVLQTIKLDTSRNRPAGLLSHGQKQFLEIGMLLVQDPQLLLLDEPVAGMTDAETEFTAELFKSLARKHSLMVVEHDMGFVGSIADHVTVLHQGSVLAEGSLEQVQADERVIEVYLGR; this is encoded by the coding sequence ATGCGCGCCACTCCGGTACCCGAATTTATGCTCGAACCTGCCTTTGACCCCGCCGGCAGCGGCCGCGATGCGATTGGCGCCAGCACCCTGGCGAGCAAGGGCCTTAACGTCCGTCACGGCACCATCCTGACCCTGGAAGACATCAATGTCAGCTTCGATGGTTTTAAGGCGCTGACCAACCTGACGCTGTACATCGGCGTCGGCGAACTGCGCTGCATCATCGGCCCCAACGGCGCCGGCAAGACCACCATGATGGACGTGATCACCGGCAAGACTCGCCCGGACAACGGCGTCGCTTACTTCGGCGAAACCCTCGACCTGACCCAGATGAGTGAAGTGGAAATCGCCCAGTCCGGCATCGGCCGCAAGTTCCAGAAGCCGACGGTGTTCGAGGCGCTGAGCGTGTTCGAGAACCTGGAGCTGGCGCAGAAAACTAACAAGTCGGTGTGGGCCAGCCTGCGCGCCAAATTGACTGGCGAGCAGAAAGACCGCATCGACGAGGTGCTGCAGACCATCAAGCTCGACACCTCGCGCAATCGCCCGGCCGGCCTGCTGTCGCACGGACAGAAGCAGTTTCTGGAGATCGGCATGCTGCTGGTACAGGACCCGCAATTGCTACTGCTGGATGAACCGGTGGCGGGCATGACCGACGCCGAAACCGAGTTCACCGCCGAGCTGTTCAAGTCGCTCGCGCGCAAGCACTCGCTGATGGTGGTGGAGCACGATATGGGGTTTGTCGGCAGCATTGCCGACCACGTCACCGTGCTGCACCAGGGCAGCGTACTGGCCGAAGGCTCGCTGGAGCAGGTGCAGGCTGATGAACGGGTGATTGAGGTTTATCTGGGCCGCTAA
- the urtE gene encoding urea ABC transporter ATP-binding subunit UrtE: MLQVEQLHQYYGGSHILRGLSFEAKVGEVTCLLGRNGVGKTTLLKCLMGLIPAKEGAVKWEGQPITAFKPHQRVHAGIAYVPQGREIFGRLTVEENLLMGLSRFPGSDAKVVPEFIYELFPVLREMKQRRGGDLSGGQQQQLAIGRALASKPRLLILDEPTEGIQPSVIKEIGVVIKKLAERGDMAILLVEQFYDFAAELADQYLVMSRGEIVQQGRGETMEADGVRGLVAI; the protein is encoded by the coding sequence ATGCTGCAAGTTGAGCAACTGCATCAGTACTACGGCGGCAGCCATATTCTCCGCGGCCTGTCGTTCGAGGCCAAGGTCGGCGAAGTCACCTGCCTGCTCGGGCGTAACGGCGTGGGCAAGACCACCCTGCTGAAATGCCTGATGGGCCTGATCCCGGCCAAAGAAGGCGCGGTGAAGTGGGAAGGCCAGCCCATCACCGCCTTCAAGCCTCACCAGCGCGTGCACGCCGGCATTGCCTACGTGCCCCAGGGCCGAGAAATCTTCGGCCGTTTGACCGTGGAAGAAAACCTGCTGATGGGCCTGTCACGTTTTCCCGGCAGCGACGCCAAAGTGGTACCGGAATTTATCTATGAGCTGTTCCCGGTGCTGCGTGAGATGAAGCAACGCCGTGGCGGCGACCTTTCCGGCGGCCAGCAGCAACAGCTGGCCATCGGCCGCGCGCTGGCGAGCAAGCCACGCCTGCTGATCCTCGATGAACCCACCGAAGGCATCCAGCCCTCAGTGATCAAAGAGATCGGCGTGGTGATCAAAAAGCTCGCTGAACGCGGCGACATGGCCATCCTGCTGGTCGAGCAGTTCTATGACTTTGCCGCCGAGCTGGCCGATCAATACCTGGTGATGAGCCGTGGCGAAATCGTCCAGCAGGGCCGTGGCGAAACCATGGAAGCCGACGGCGTGCGCGGACTGGTCGCAATCTGA